In the genome of Thunnus maccoyii chromosome 15, fThuMac1.1, whole genome shotgun sequence, one region contains:
- the dtnbp1b gene encoding dystrobrevin binding protein 1b isoform X1, translating into MRKGQRASRSSESEEHQQPQSKDKLSIDQSSTHGCSSDEDLSSDSDVEAQSVMKRSQRFSSSFSFGEDQQPQSKDEDREEELSPKTSNGVPVAELVKAELAEECIQLEKLDTFRETDQPPRSNLFRPQELWLAMTRCLSLRWPPCLSINRQSNRKLAFQVDLDQSADTQSSASSKSTNESSSSTFPSDERNVTLVKDEKEEVKSREVKSGPAPLRGISHSSPRVPRARQTSDSVLASVILDKEMFLSIELVDAGEERDDLRYWAEWKLSERTKELAEGVWLSRSQKMMD; encoded by the coding sequence ATGAGGAAAGGCCAGAGGGCGAGCCGCTCCTCCGAGTCTGAAGAGCATCAACAGCCACAGTCAAAGGACAAGCTTTCTATAGATCAGTCGTCAACACATGGATGCTCATCTGATGAAGATTTATCGTCAGATTCAGATGTGGAGGCACAAAGTGTGATGAAGAGGAGCCAGAGGTTCAGCAGCTCTTTCAGCTTTGGAGAGGATCAACAGCCACAGTCAAAAGATgaggacagagaagaagagctgTCACCAAAGACCTCTAATGGAGTACCTGTAGCAGAGCTGGTGAAGGCAGAGTTAGCAGAAGAATGCATACAACTGGAGAAACTGGATACTTTTCGTGAAACAGATCAACCTCCAAGGTCAAATTTATTCAGGCCGCAGGAGTTATGGCTAGCAATGACAAGATGTCTCTCCCTCCGATGGCCTCCATGTCTGTCAATCAACAGACAAAGTAACAGGAAATTAGCCTTCCAAGTGGACCTTGACCAATCAGCGGACACACAGTCATCTGCCAGCTCCAAATCGACCAATGAGAGCTCCTCAAGTACTTTTCCATCTGATGAAAGAAATGTGACATTGGTGAAAGATGAGAAAGAGGAAGTCAAAAGCAGAGAGGTTAAAAGTGGCCCAGCCCCTCTTCGAGGGATTTCTCATTCCTCCCCCAGGGTGCCAAGAGCCAGACAAACTTCAGACTCGGTGTTAGCTTCAGTGATCTTGGATAAAGAAATGTTCTTGAGCATTGAGCTGGTAGATGCGGGTGAGGAGAGGGATGATTTACGCTACTGGGCAGAATGGAAGCTGTCAGAGAGAACCAAAGAACTGGCAGAAGGAGTCTGGCTCTCTCGAAGCCAAAAAATGATGGATTGA